ATGCCTGTTCTGGACAAAACCCGTCTGATCAGGGGAGATTATCAAAGGCAAAACGGATTCCAGTCGCAGAGCTAATAATTTGGACAAAAGTTTTACATCTACAGATAAAAGACTAATTGGACAGTGGCTTGGGCAAAACAGAGGGTCCTTATTCTTTTTTAAGAGTAATGATATAGAAGCCTGACTTAGAGTCTGAGGTAATTTGGAAAGAGTAAAAGATTCATTGAACTTTTCAATCAAAACTGGTGCTAATTTGTCAAAAAGGGTCTTGTAAAACTTTATTGGAAAACCATCTGGGCCTGGACATTTTCCAGATAATGTAGCCCATTTGAGATCATCTATAGTGATTGGGCCCTCTAACCGCTCAGCAGTATCAACATCTACCTTAACCATATCCAGTGATTCAAAAATAGTATCCAGTGCTGACAGATCGGACTTGACCTCAGAGGTATATAGAGAGGAGTTAAACTGTTTAAACTGATCATTAATTTTAAGGTCAGTTTTGACACCAGAGGGAGTATGAATTTGTAGAAAGGAGGAAGCCTGTCAAAGCTGATGAGCCAAAAAGTTTAGTTGGCTTGTCTCCTGATTCATAATAACAATATTTAGCCTTAAATAAGAGCTCCTCAACCTCTGTTGTAGAAAAAACATCAAACTCAGCGTCAAGAGAGAGATGATCTTTATATACGTCAGGGGATGGGGAGGAAGCATAGATATCATTGAGCTGGGATATTCTTGACCTCAATtccttaaatgtttttttcctttgttctcAGAGCTGCTTTATGAAATAATTTCACCTCTAATGTATGCTTTTAAAATCTCCCAAAGAAGGGAGGCGGAAATCCTTGGAGTACTGTAggttataagaaaaaaaatctatttgatGAGAAACAAACTTAACAAAGTCGTCATTGGAAAGTGAACACGTATTGAGATGCCATGGGGGGCACATACGTTTGTGTTCCTGTATGAACAACTCCAGTGTGGTCGGAGCGTGATCAGATATTAGAATAGTATTAAAAAAGCAAGACTAAACAGTATGGAGAAATCAGTTGTTCAGGAGAAAATAATCAATACGAGAAAGGGAATGATGTGCATGAGAGAAAAATAGAATACATTTTACTAGTTGGATTAAGAAAGGGCCATGGGTCAGAGACCGAGAACTCGTCCATAAAGGATAAAATGAACTTAGAAGATCTTGAGGGCACTCCAGGTCTAGTAGAAGAACGATCTAATACAGGATTAAGCCAAGAGTTGAAGTCACCCCCCATAACAAGTAGATGTGTAGACATGTTAGGTAACTCAGCAAACAATTGGTGGAAAAAATTGTCGTCATCCCATTGGCCAGAAACAGCGGCCCCGTTACAAACACAAACCTTCCATTGGGGTCAACTATAACATTCGAGACATAAAAGGAACAGATTTATGAATCAAAATTGCAACACCCCTGTACTGTTGAAGCTGGAATGAAACACCTGAATGACCCACTCCCCTTTAATCTGATATGGCTTGGAGATTTTAAATGAGTCACTTGAAGGAAAACAATATGAATACCTAACTGTTGTAGGTGGTGGAGAACCTTGCTATGTTTAGTAGGCTGATTTAGACTACTACAGTTCCAGCTAACAAATCTGAGTCCTGTCCCTGATTGTCGTAGCATCCGTGACTGCTGCATGCTAATCAAGTATTGGCGTACACTGCAGTGTGGAATGTATAACAATCACAGCGATAAAATAAAACCTGACTTAATAAAGTACAAAacacacagaaagaaagaagagagaactCTTGCATGATTATTCGAATCACTCTCTCCTTGTGCCTTGATCCGTGGGGCTATTTGTAACTGATAGTTTGCTAAAAAGAAAATCCTTAAATATTCAGTCTTGAAAACAGCAAAACAACCTTAAGGTAAAGAGTGAAGAATGTACCAGCTGCATTCAAATTGCTTAGTCTTATACTTGATGATTTTAGAAGTGCAGTCAAGGTTGTAGGTAAACTTCCAGAGTAAGAAGAAAACTATGAGGAGCCTTGCTCGAGTTGGAATGTGCTTCTTTGGTCCCTGTTTGGTGTAAGGGGGCAATCAGAGGGAGTCTTTTCTCCAACTTTGCATTCCAACAATATCAAACATCAATACAATTGCAAGTCTTTAGTATTGACTTGTGCAAATTGTGACAGTCCATGATGTAAATGGAGTCAACCTAACCCTTAATGGCAGCACTATGGCTTGTATACCAACACATATTTCCTAACCTCAGCAACTGGCCATTGGAAATCTGAAATCTTCAACATTTATAGATGTTTACGCACACAAAAAGAAAGCAGTACTAGGATTTTTCGCAAGAACACAGTTATtgaaggtttttctttttaaatactgCATAAgcttttcagttataatttgtGATTTTCTCAATGAGTTCCCTCAATATCACAAGAATGTTTTCCTGTTAGACTGAGTTTACTTTCCATTTTATCTGGTAAAGTTGTTGCCCTTTAGCCTGCTCTGTGACTGTTTACTGGCATCAAAAGCACACCCCTGAGAAGAAGGAGGTTGGGAACAGCAATACCACCAAAAGGATGAAAAAGATGAGGGGGGGAGCGCAGTAAAGGTCAGAGGTTCAGAGGACTTTGGTGCAGTCGAGGGGAGTTTAAAGCTGGGGATTCAGTGTGGCTGAGCAACCCGCTGATCCCTGGGCTGTGGTCAGGGATTGGAGGGAGCATGGTGGAAGCAGATCCATCCCTCTCTCCGCTGAGTGTGAAAGCTCCACGGTAATCCCTTCAACCCTTTACACACAGACCCGTACACATCTATAGTCGGGCGCTCCGTACGCACACACATTCTCTGAGGTCCCAGGGTTTGGGAAGGATTTGCGCTGTTTGGGGAATTGCTTAGAAGTGCTTTCCAAGGTAAAAGGCCGGCCAGGTCGCAAAACCTGCCCAACACTATTTCATCTGGTCAGCCACTTACGGCTGCTCCCCACACAGATGCATCACAGGTAGTTTACTGGCTGACGGAGAACTGAAGATACAGAACGGAGGTTAATGCACGCTATCATCTGAAATCATGACGGGATTAACACTGACATGTGGAAATGGATCGATAGTGCAGTTTAAGTGCAACAATAACAAGAAAGAACAAATTACGATATGATGACCAAACTGATAAAGAAGATAAAaggttttcataaaaaaaaatataaattaagTCTTTACAACAATTTTGCTGCTTTCTGCTTTATTTAccatattttacttttatttcagtgCTCGGATCAAGAAAATGTGCATTCGAAGccaataaacatttttaactGTCGCTTtcaaatatatacaaataagtGGAAAAGAGTGCCAGCTTACAACTCTTAAAACTTACAACTTTGTAAATGGAAATGCAGACACCCAGACTTTACACGCAAGTACGTAAAATGCCAGAGAGCTTGTCTTCGCCGGCAGCAGAACCCAAACAAAGATCTACCTTGGAGAGGTCTCCAACGAGTCAATATCCACTTATAAGCCAAATCAATTCTTACACAACAGCCTTCTCTCTCATCGGAGCCTTTTATCAAAGCCCGCTATTTTTCCAGGTGATTCTGTCCATTGAGGAGGGTTATCGGCTGCCGGCACCGATGGGCTGCCCCGTGGCGCTGCACCAACTGATGCTGCACTGTTGGCAGAAGGAGAGGAATCATCGACCCAAATTCACAGATGTCGTTTCCTTCTTGGATAAACTAATTCGAAACCCCAGCAGCCTGCTGCCCCTGGTAGAGGATCTCCAGAGGTACGGTATTGAACGATTACTGTCAAAAAACCAACAGCAATTTAGGCTAATTTAAGTGCATGTGTCAAGGAAAGCCACAGCAGATGTAAAAAGTCTATACGCCCTCATAACAGAGCAGGTTTTGAAGATATAaagacacaaataaaaacagtataGATGTTAACATTGTTAAATCGTTAATGTAATATTATAACAAAGAGAAATACtgagaaataaaaaatgtgTATTTATGAGGAATAACACTGGTAGTTTCTTTAGCAACTCTTTGCCGCTCATAGCTCTCAGCAGAATGCAACCCCAAACATTCACACAAATGCTACATGTGCCCAACAGTTTACACACTAGCTCACTTTTCTCTGATTTTAATCAGAATCGCTGTAATTGATGAGTATCTATCATTTACCTACTGGCATGATTTTGAATGTGAAAATCACTTTTGAAAATATCATTAAAGATATTAAATTCTGACATTTACTGTATGTCATTACGATTTCTATCTTTATATCTTATAAACCTGCAATTTTGAATGGTCATGTAGACTTTCTGTATGCACTGTACAGTTTATTTCAGTATCACCCCTAAGAGCATTATCAAATGTGTTATTTGGGGTGCAGTGAATGCAGAGCTATAACAGGACAACTCTCGTGAATCCAGGCAAAGATAAAATTACATATTTGAGGCCCATGCATGCTTTTCACTCCTATGCCAGCAACTATCCTCACATATGCATCCGGTGAACTTTGGGCCTTTTTGGTTACATTTCCAGCTCTAAGATGCTTCATAAAGACAGCCAGAATCTGATATTAAAGGATTTTATCTtcttaaactttccttaaaccAGCCTACCAGAATCTCCGGGGGAGGAGATAGACTACCCAATGTTCATCTCTGTCGGTGAATGGCTGGACTCCATCAACATGAGTCAGTACAAAAGCAATTTCATGGCAGCAGGTTTCAACACGTTGGATTCCGTGGCGAGGATGAATATTGAGTGAGTAAAGAAACTTGATATAACCATTCCTAtgtacagggctgcacataagtgggccgccagagcgcatgcgccgtcaaaatccacagtgcgctgtcaatcttgtgctgcgaagcgcttttgcgtaccaacagctggggctcatattattggttgtggccagaccagaatattaatattaaaaaatctattgcgagaccttttccccagaactgccactcaaagttggtactggccaatcacagcgcgtccttactccccctccatgctcgttgggcaggaagagaggtaaggatcagctttactgaacaaaccccgacacgtcttatcaaaatgtccaagaagcaagcgccattaagtaattattttggcgttccaccaccaccaactacaaatagacgccaaactgaaccactacccgaatcgaacagaaaacgtgtgttcgccgagaagtggctgcaagatgttacgcggcgacgttcCCGTgcatcctaccccgtaagctctgcgttggtgcaacgcggaaccataaatcagccagtgtccgtcactgcttgcagcagtttcctgcaccagcaagacactgctctctgattatggctcaaagtttatgaaaaccccaaataaaaaataaattatagaatattttatgaaatcaataaacaattccatcatcaaaattataacaaataaaggttcaacatatcttgctttgcatgtaataagactaggtaatatattagtttcaccttttaagttgaattattgagatagattaacttttacaccatattctagttgaattattgaaataaattaacttttacaccaaattctagttgaattattgaaataaattaacttttacaccatattctagttgaattattgaaataaattaacttttacaccatattctagttgaattattgaaataaattaacttttacaccatattctagttgaattattgaaataagttaacttttacaccaaattctagttgaattattgaaataagttaacttttacaccatattctagttgaattattgaaataagttaacttttacaccatattcttcacctgaagcaatattctacaccttggctgatgtggacatacagagcataggaggctatttcaatgttattaaagtataaagttcaatgctattaaagaacacgttttttcatataaaataaacacatttttatgcagttaataagttttggggcttttttttggctcctgcgctgctgaaatcggggcgtcctttatttctatttctgaaagttggcaaccctaggtgcaaaatatgccgtgagcctctcaatctggccgataaaaactgtaacttttatactgactctacagactaacacgcaccataatttgttaattcatctttataagtgaataaatatcgttttgcctataacttattcctgcatccctcttttatcgatccggcgagacgggtcaccacGTTTTTGGAGctccaagtcacatatccaggggctcctctgagcaccagaccaaaataattatgtgcagccctgcctATATAATCCCAATTCTGTAAAGGTTGAGATActctgtaaaatgtaaataaagacaGAATGCATTGATTTGCAAATCTCAAAACCCATATTTGATTCACAGCAGAATAGAGAACATATCAAAACATCTTGCATTTACTGTTGTGTAGCAACCAGTCttcctttcaattcaattcaattcaattttatttatatagcgtctaatacaacagagttgtctctagacgctttccagagatccatacccagaacatggaACATTCATTTCCATCCCAAAGCCACTATTACACCTCCATACCATCAGAGATGCAGACTCTTGAACTAAGGGCTGACAACAAATTAGAAGATCCCTGTCCTCTATAGTCTAGAACAGTGATTCTCAACCAGCGGACCCCTAGTGGTCCGTGGTGTGATTGCAAGGGATCCGTGGGTCtgtgataatatatatatatatatatatatatatatatatatatatatatatatatatatatatatatatatatatatatatattttttttttttttttttttttaaagatcctctgacatttataaaaataattattttactcaatTGTGACCGAGACCTGTATCTACCTAAACTACAGAGGGAAACATGaccttcttttattctttacaagtgtaattcgttttattttaataagaaatcttGCACCCGTTTGCATAGTTGAAGTTACTGCATGACACTGTTAATTCAAACGTAACACgatctgcttccttttcaaaTTATGAGCCTCCTAGCGTGTCAGTGGGCATATAccattcatttctttgcaagTTATTTCACAAGAAAAGCATTTTAAAGTTCAAGCTAGCACTCGAAATtgcaataatattaaaaaaaaacagagaagaacACAATAGCACAGtaacacaaagaagaagaagatgaaaagaAGAAGTAAATGATGATGGCtcgtattaaaaaaaagactgctTGTACCGAACGTAGCAGACTCTGAGCCaccggaaaagaaaaagaaaacagactgCAAAAAGACACTTTACTAAGAATAATATATCGTGTTGGGATTTACAGCAAATTATTGGGACCTCAGCAACTTGAACTTTCCGGGGGGGAGTTGGGGGGGTCCTAAGAGTAGATCACACAttttcagggggtccaggaacccaaaaaggttgagaaccactggtctaGAAGACTGTACAGCCATGATTTTAAAAAATAACTTAATTTTGACTCCACTTTACATGAGCTCTGACACAGAGAAGATGGCAGTGTCTCTGGATCATGTTCATATTTTGCTACTTCTTTACACGACAGAGCTTTAACCTGCGTTAACCTGTGTTCTTAGCGTCCACTTTCCCGAGGTTTCCTCAAACCCCTGCACTGATTTCTATAAAACAAAGCCATGTCGTGccgctcggtggtgcagtgggttaagcagcggcacatatactgaggctacagtcctcctcctgcagcggtcgcgggttcgaatccagcctgcgcacctttgctgcatgtcttccccgttctctctctctacccctttccagtctgcatctccaataaagggccactagagcccaaaaaaatctttaaaaaaaaaaaaaaaaaaaaaaaaaaaaaaaaaaaaaacaaagccatgtctgtttttaaagcAGGGCCGCCTCAGAGCCCAAAGAGCATCAGCATCCTTCCATTTTTGATGTTCAGGCTTGTCTCGTGCACACAAAGATTTCTTTAAATTCTCACTACTTTTTGATGATGTCATATTGCAGATGATAAGATATTGAAAGTCTTTACAAGTTGTAGATGCAGTTTATCAAAAATGAGTGTGACACTGGATGTGTTAAGTCTAAGTCAGTGTTAAGTCTAACAAAATAGTTCCACCAACAAGGAAACTTGGGCCAATTATGAGAATATATTCCTGCAAGTACAAACCAAAATTTACACCCGGTCATGTCACTGTCCTCCCCCAGAAATCCTAATTAGTTCCAAGATGTTCCTCCTCCTCTAAGTGTTTTTAGCATCACTtacttttccagccttttgttgCCATGGTCCCAACTTTgagatgtgttgctgccatcaaaatAACTTTAAACAATTATAATGTTTGACAGCAGGTTTCAACCTGATGTTTCCCACACTGGCGCGAGGGACAACCTGTTGTAGCACTTTTGATGTGGCACATAATCATTGTTTCTTATAATATAAACACTGCATGCACTAATGAGAGGCCCTCCAAAGCCAAGGTCAGAGATAAACCTTCACGTTTCTGGTTTAAGTGTTTCTCGTAtgtttgcatgtttgtgtgtcccCTCTCGGCCTAGAGATGTGAGGCGTACCGGTGTAGAGCTGATTGGCCACCAGAGGCGAATCGTCAGCAGCGCACAGACCCTTCACCTTCAGCTACTGCACGAACAAGAGAAGGGTTTCCATGTATGAGGACGACCTTTAACACAGCCTGGGATGGACAGGTAGACGGAGCAGATGGAAGTGAAGTGTAACCCACATGACGACAGCTACAGCTTGTGCCTGAGTCTGACGCCTCATGCTGGAGGTCACGGGACAGACTCCTCCGTGGTCTCCACACATCCCAGAAGACTTTTTCTACTCAACACTCCTCACACCGTATGCCTGGTTCTACCAGACTCCTACAGCCTGATAGACTTTTACAGAGTGGCGCTGGACCTCACTTATAGGGGAATGTAATGCCTTGTTGCAGCTGAACTTTGTGTGTGGAGCAACAATACCTAGAAATGAAGATTTACAACTGTAAACTACTGAAtctttggacttttttttccttcttcttgctCCAAGTTATGTGCTCATGTAGCTGCTATAGGGTGTGCAATTGATTCGTTTCGtcctttaaaatgaaaaatattgaaaatatttttattttcagagtTAAAACGTTTATTATGATAGTTTATTTGGATTGCTTCAGTTGCCCGCTCTCCAGAGAATATGATACATACGACATACTTGAGGAAGGAAGTGAAGCAAGTTAGGGGATTTTACTGAATGTTTAAGTGTATAGAcaattaataattactgttataACCTAATATCAATATATGTGCAGTCCTGTATGTGAACGCCCTAGTAAATCTGGATCTTATTTAGATATTTTATTAAGGTTTTTATCAAAATTAGCAATACAGTATTATGCAGTCACCTCAGTATCTCAGAAACAGACGTAAGGAATTGTGCAAAGAGAGACTTCCGCTGATTCTTTGTGTCGATTCCAGGAGGTTCAGATGAGTCTCCATCCAAGTCTGAGCGTTCTTGGTTGTGATGTACTCACAGTTGTGGAATAagccttttttgtttgtttgttttattggttTTCTTTTGGTTGATTGTGAATGTCAAACTTTGCCTGAAAACAGTCCACGATCTCCACTGTCGTAAAATATGAATGTTCACAGACATAGATAGAAGATGTTTTACATTATTTGGAGATGTAGGAAAGACTTGTATGGTTATTTGTGTCACATGATTTGTTTTTTGCCTGGACACACACTctcgcacacgcacacacaagcacaccggCTCACAGAATGCAGGCAGTGGTTTTCATATTTGTTTCGTAATTTTGGAGGAGAATAGTTGGCAGACTCTCAGATAGATTTGACATCATCTTGTGCATACATGGTGTTTGTGGCGGCATGAGGGACCAGTGTACAAATGTACAGCCTGAAATGAATGCTATTCTGATCTGCAGTTTGTTGCGATGTTCGGTGTTGGCGATTCAGAGCCAGACTTTCCTCAGTGGTAAATACGCAGTAGAGCAGAAAATGTGTATTAGTTAGGAGAGTTTTACGCAACAAAAGTAACTTGAGAGCTGGTAAAAGAAGACGGCCGTAGTTCTGTAGTTTGTGTCGTCAGAAGTGGAAGGTGGGAAACGCTATAAACAGCAGAATCATAACTCATCACCTGTCGTTTTTACCATCAGCAGTAATATGAACACATGCACAAGCACACGCAAAATGCCTTACAGACCGATAACCATGCAAGACATAAACACTTTAAAGTTATTTATAAGTTTCAGTGCAGTCACGGGACATAGCCATTAGTTTGAACTGtttgagagtaaaaaaaaaccaacaacctgAAGATACAGCTGTAGTTTTTATCACAAACTGGAGCTCACTGATTAATTTCAACCAGATCTGGAGATCTGTGCCTTCCAGTCACAGCGTAGTCATGCAGCCAGGCCTTGGAGAGTGGGAGAGGTGCACGCACACACCCCAacgcacacacacctgcacacacgcTCCCACCACCACCCTCTACAAGATACTGAGATTATCAGATGCTGTTTGTTTAGCATGTTCTACTGCTGAGCAATGTTAGAACATTGTTTTGTACAAAGTACAAGTATACTTATAattcttgtattttatttttctatgatttCCAAAGAGATGTTGTAGATCTTGCACACTGTAAGAGGCAGTTACAGCGaatatttatttgcaaataaagacgAAAAGTTCTGGTGGTTGACTGCTCATTTAATTTTGTGGTGATTTTTAAGGTCAACGTAATTATGTTCAGCGTTGAAATGTGGGAGAAAAGCTCAGCCATCGGTGTTCTCCTCATGAAGCCTCAGCGTCAGTAAACGTAAGACTGAACTCCATCTCCTTAAACTGGGTTTAATGTGAATTAGTGTCGAGACTTTTATCCTTCTTTCAATTGAGAAATGTACATAAAGACTTGGGAGCTACTGATAACCAAAAGAGGGAGCTGTTGTAGAATGAGCAGCCATGTGAGATATTCTCCAAATATTATGAGAACTAAATATCAGAATTATATTGTCAAATTAGGAAGATCAAAGGGAGTTCTCACCACAATCAAACATGTGTACCTGTTATTTCTAATGGTTGTAGATTTGTTGCAGCTATTGCTACTGATTTGACTCATAGTAGAGACtgagagcagcagcagagagagcagaaggataaGCTGCAGTTGTCTCGTTCCCTCCCTTCAAGGGGCCCAAAGCAAGAGGTGGCCCTACGGAGAGGTAAAGTGTTAGAGTGTAATAAATCAAATGCATCAGGATGGGGGGCCTGCAAAGCTCCACACTCCACGAGCAGGTCACCGAGTGGTTCACTGGGCTTAATTCGCCCTAATAGGATTACGTGTCACAAGCTGGGATGGCCAGGCAGCATCTCATCTGTTCACAGACAAATACGGCAAAGCGCCATTCACGGCTGCAATTTATCCTTAATGTTTGCTTTCAGGGGAATTTGCAAATCTACCACAGTTGATTAACGGTAACCCGGACCATCTATGGGGTAATGTGTTGAAAATTTAAATGATATAGCGTCAGCTGAGCGTAAATGGGGCTGCTGGATAAGCTGTCAGGCTGGCTCGgcctgaagaagaaagaagtcAACGTTTTGTGTCTGGGACTGGACAACAGCGGCAAAACCACCATCATCAACCAACTCAAGCCGCCTAATGTAAGTGCGTGACACTGAGCTTCCACAGATAGGTATTTTGGAAACCTTCCTGCAAATCTTGTGGAACTGAGGCGCTTATAGTCCCAGTCCGGACATGCAGGTCCACAGGCTCTTTCACAGATCATTTCTAACGCCATTACAATATGTGTTGGGATGCATATTGTAAGGAGGCCTGTCCACATCTTTATTTCACTGCAATCATTCGTTTTCAGCATCCAAATCATTTAGGTCCATTGTCAGAAGAATGGAAACATGTTAGTCAGGTAAAGCCCATATCATACTTTTTCCCgccattatttctttgttgacaTACTCTCGCCATtacttgtgtgtttttgtgtgtttgtgtgtgatggTGCATGCAGACACAGGCACAAGAGATCGTCCCCACCATCGGCTTCAACATTGAAAAGTTCAAGAGTTCGAGGTAGAACGCATGAGACATTTAAGTTTTTTAATGCCAAATTCAAAATAATGAATCCATTAGACTATTACTAAACTGTCTTTCCTGTTTCTCTCTGCATGCAGCCTGTCGTTTACAGTCTTTGACATGTCCGGCCAGAGCAGATACAGGAGCTTATGGGAGCATTATTACAAGTACGAAGCACAGGCTTCAACGACCTGTTTCTACGTCAAAATGTATCGTCACTCTGCCAATTCTGATGTATCCTCTTGATTTTCTGTAGGGAGAGCCATGCTATCATATTTGTCATCGACAGCAGCGACAAACTGAGAATGGTAGTTGCCAAGGAGGAGCTGGATACGTTTCTTAACCATGAAGGTGCAAACAAAACCCAGCAATGCATTCTcaggctgatttaaaaaaaaagatcttgtcCTGACGTTGATCTACTTGTCTAGATATCCGAAGCAAAAACATACCAGTATTGTTCTTCGCCAACAAGACGGACCTGCGGGACGCCATGTCATCGGTGAAGGTGTCACAGATGTTGTGTTTGGAGAACATCAAAGACAAACCCTGGCACATCTGGTAAAGTATCTGTTATCCTGGTTTCACTTGCACTTAGAGGCAACAGCTACAGTATAGTGTTACAGGTCCAGAAGAAAAAGCAATGAACATGCATCCAACCCTtacagtggggaaaaaaagtatttagtcagacactagttgtgcaagttctcccacttaaaaagataaggcctgtaattttcatcacaggtatatctcaactatgagagacaaaatgaaaaaaatatatagaatttgcaaattgtagtggaaaataagtatttggccaataacaaaagttcatctcaatacttgttatataccctttgttggcaatgacagaggtcaaatgttttctgcaagtcttcacaaggttttcatacactgttgctggtattttgacccattcctccatgcagatctcctctagagcagtgatgttttggggctgtcgctgggcaacacggactttcaactccctccaaagattttctatggggttgagatctggagactggctaggccactccagaaccttgaaatgtttcttacgaagccactccttcattgcccgggcgatgtgtttgggatcattgtcctgctgaaagacccagccacgtttcatcttcaatgcccggctgatggaaggaggttttggCTTAA
This DNA window, taken from Cololabis saira isolate AMF1-May2022 chromosome 6, fColSai1.1, whole genome shotgun sequence, encodes the following:
- the LOC133446484 gene encoding ADP-ribosylation factor-like protein 6 isoform X1 translates to MGLLDKLSGWLGLKKKEVNVLCLGLDNSGKTTIINQLKPPNHPNHLGPLSEEWKHVSQTQAQEIVPTIGFNIEKFKSSSLSFTVFDMSGQSRYRSLWEHYYKESHAIIFVIDSSDKLRMVVAKEELDTFLNHEDIRSKNIPVLFFANKTDLRDAMSSVKVSQMLCLENIKDKPWHICASNAIKGEGLQEGLDWLQDHIKTMNK
- the LOC133446484 gene encoding ADP-ribosylation factor-like protein 6 isoform X2; this encodes MGLLDKLSGWLGLKKKEVNVLCLGLDNSGKTTIINQLKPPNHPNHLGPLSEEWKHTQAQEIVPTIGFNIEKFKSSSLSFTVFDMSGQSRYRSLWEHYYKESHAIIFVIDSSDKLRMVVAKEELDTFLNHEDIRSKNIPVLFFANKTDLRDAMSSVKVSQMLCLENIKDKPWHICASNAIKGEGLQEGLDWLQDHIKTMNK
- the LOC133446484 gene encoding ADP-ribosylation factor-like protein 6 isoform X4, whose amino-acid sequence is MGLLDKLSGWLGLKKKEVNVLCLGLDNSGKTTIINQLKPPNTQAQEIVPTIGFNIEKFKSSSLSFTVFDMSGQSRYRSLWEHYYKESHAIIFVIDSSDKLRMVVAKEELDTFLNHEDIRSKNIPVLFFANKTDLRDAMSSVKVSQMLCLENIKDKPWHICASNAIKGEGLQEGLDWLQDHIKTMNK
- the LOC133446484 gene encoding ADP-ribosylation factor-like protein 6 isoform X3 — encoded protein: MGLLDKLSGWLGLKKKEVNVLCLGLDNSGKTTIINQLKPPNHPNHLGPLSEEWKHVSQTQAQEIVPTIGFNIEKFKSSSLSFTVFDMSGQSRYRSLWEHYYKESHAIIFVIDSSDKLRMVVAKEELDTFLNHEDIRSKNIPVLFFANKTDLRDAMSSVKVSQMLCLENIKDKPWHICASNAIKGEGLQEGLDWLQDQIAQ